The proteins below are encoded in one region of Microbacterium pygmaeum:
- a CDS encoding NUDIX hydrolase has product MPPVDRIRNIAVGLVVREGHALVEIYPATERHEPFARALGGGVEFGETAAAAVRREFLEELGIEVDEAVPLAVTENIFDSGWAKGHEVVHVFLVRSAALDALALSGGLPVLDNHTIARWVPLADLRAQKPPFYPVGMIDLAEALDRAPSPGRTPDADLLS; this is encoded by the coding sequence ATGCCGCCTGTCGATCGGATCCGCAACATCGCCGTGGGCCTCGTCGTGCGCGAGGGCCACGCCCTGGTCGAGATCTATCCGGCGACCGAGCGGCACGAACCGTTCGCCCGGGCGCTCGGCGGCGGCGTGGAGTTCGGCGAGACCGCGGCTGCCGCCGTGCGCCGGGAGTTCCTGGAGGAGCTGGGAATCGAAGTCGATGAGGCCGTGCCGCTGGCCGTCACGGAGAACATCTTCGATTCCGGCTGGGCCAAGGGCCACGAAGTCGTCCACGTCTTCCTGGTGCGCAGCGCCGCGCTCGATGCGCTTGCGCTGAGTGGGGGGCTGCCGGTGCTGGACAACCACACGATCGCGCGCTGGGTTCCCCTGGCCGATCTGCGGGCGCAGAAGCCGCCCTTCTACCCGGTCGGGATGATCGATCTCGCGGAGGCGCTGGATCGGGCGCCCTCGCCCGGACGGACTCCGGACGCCGACCTGCTAAGCTAG